The following proteins come from a genomic window of Burkholderia sp. PAMC 26561:
- a CDS encoding sensor histidine kinase, giving the protein MDGIERRVGQSLQLRLSMWLATAVLLSAVAAGIFSFKAAFHEANEIQDQQLKEVATLVTAENVESMAEGSVHYVPEFEPEAKVVVQKLGKVNTQRLLDLPPTLSDGMRTLTLGNREWRVVVRTLAPGTRVAVGQQTSDRNEIARNSAVATLIPFLLLAPVLVGVVFLLVRHMFKPLARLAAELDARPDHDLSEIRVTGDPQLPAEIVPFLVANNRMLARVAQSVALQRRFVADAAHELRSPLTVLLLQAERLDVSEMSTQARERFTALSNGLTRTRALVEQLLTLAHAQEGDGIEANLSPVAPAFRRVLEDLIPLAQARQIDIGVTGDSDVWVPANEADLGTVLKNLVDNAIRYTPAGGRVDLSVHTKDGRTSIVVEDNGPGIPEEERARVFDRFYRVLGSGQSGSGLGLSIVQTIATRIGASLALGDAVWSERGGLRVTLTFPRMDQPAEPVEAAYKRPMSRELVA; this is encoded by the coding sequence ATGGATGGTATCGAAAGGCGGGTAGGGCAGTCGCTCCAGTTGCGCTTGTCCATGTGGCTCGCAACTGCCGTTCTTTTGAGTGCCGTCGCGGCAGGCATTTTTTCGTTCAAGGCCGCGTTCCACGAAGCCAACGAGATCCAGGATCAGCAACTCAAGGAAGTGGCTACGCTCGTCACGGCGGAAAATGTGGAATCCATGGCGGAAGGCTCCGTGCATTATGTGCCGGAGTTCGAGCCGGAGGCGAAGGTCGTAGTGCAAAAGCTAGGCAAAGTCAACACGCAGCGCCTGCTCGACTTGCCCCCTACGCTGTCTGATGGCATGAGGACGCTGACTCTCGGCAACCGCGAATGGCGCGTTGTGGTCCGCACACTGGCGCCGGGTACCCGCGTAGCCGTTGGCCAGCAGACCTCCGATAGAAACGAAATCGCACGCAACAGTGCGGTCGCTACGCTAATTCCGTTTCTTTTACTGGCGCCGGTGCTGGTCGGCGTCGTCTTCCTGTTGGTCAGGCATATGTTTAAGCCCCTCGCGCGGCTTGCCGCCGAACTCGATGCCCGTCCTGATCACGATCTTTCAGAAATACGGGTTACCGGCGACCCGCAGCTTCCGGCCGAGATCGTGCCATTTCTTGTTGCCAATAACCGCATGCTCGCGCGCGTTGCCCAGTCGGTTGCGCTTCAGCGGCGTTTCGTAGCCGACGCAGCGCATGAATTGCGCTCGCCGCTTACTGTGCTTTTGCTGCAGGCAGAGCGGCTGGATGTGTCGGAAATGTCGACGCAGGCGCGCGAACGCTTTACTGCCTTGAGCAATGGCCTCACGCGCACGCGCGCGCTCGTCGAGCAGTTGCTGACGCTCGCGCACGCGCAGGAGGGCGACGGCATTGAGGCGAATCTCAGCCCGGTCGCGCCGGCATTTCGCCGCGTGCTCGAAGACCTGATTCCACTTGCGCAGGCGCGCCAGATCGATATTGGCGTGACCGGAGATTCAGACGTTTGGGTCCCCGCCAATGAAGCAGACCTGGGCACGGTGCTAAAGAACCTCGTCGATAACGCAATCCGCTATACGCCGGCGGGCGGGCGCGTGGACTTGTCGGTGCATACGAAGGACGGTCGTACGTCGATCGTTGTCGAAGACAACGGTCCGGGCATTCCCGAGGAAGAACGCGCGCGGGTGTTCGACCGATTTTATCGTGTGCTTGGCTCGGGGCAAAGCGGGTCTGGGCTTGGGTTGTCAATTGTGCAGACGATCGCGACCCGGATAGGCGCATCACTTGCGCTAGGAGACGCAGTCTGGAGTGAGCGCGGCGGCCTTCGCGTCACATTGACTTTTCCGAGAATGGACCAACCCGCTGAACCGGTTGAAGCAGCGTATAAACGCCCGATGAGCCGGGAGCTCGTCGCATAA